A DNA window from Oncorhynchus tshawytscha isolate Ot180627B linkage group LG13, Otsh_v2.0, whole genome shotgun sequence contains the following coding sequences:
- the LOC112265652 gene encoding A-kinase anchor protein 1, mitochondrial, translating into MPLRFRSIVPYTLPGVLALIGWWWYISRKKERITNHDSEEGAAAMGLLMSPALSEGSNGLVEKGTVSPCRAAITPTTSSRVRPSKANEQRSTEQDVIAQIHIPAIKAEAVEVQSTSCSPTARASHHPDRASAVTDPGVDSCRQTPRSSSPAASPLPTQTREGSSGPPGEHWATVQSSPATIALVTVPVKSTVTEQVPAPVKEAISTASEALVLSQTAHATTSSSIAADLTNAERPDPEGEVAAAHEAAVAFTQNLLVELVANDSLPVPSSSTKDELPSSPVISAEMPARALKVVIHEPLFPETPISSQGSYHAVITSTLAFPAQGPQQENGAPGSTEELEYLAAGLITEVISAATQEVLSVTSCPETWLGQSATEHSFRSTPLANGRPCSEQEPLTRNMEEGPSPISHSETEWREQQKEGIPNGCPPTPAWEHMGTANALSNPWATASSQEGKQEVGGVPSNLDKLKGDGGVMVAEDSACSMCHSEDGVSSEDQQSRENQEDLIQVSGMSEGEGGLPQAPEEVVTEAEVMAALPGHVLGAVGQVKRLNGMGLRNGSHGMSETETDQSGGSDVNSMDSVDSGCTMGARDSGSPAMALGSELIVWEIEVPKHLVGRLIGKQGRYVSFLKQSSGAKIYISTLPYTQEFQICHIEGSQQQVDKALSLIGKKFKDLDLTNLYAPPPLPLTLPSLPMTTWLLLPSGVTVEVIVVNIVSAGHLFVQQHTHPTYHALRSLDQQMFLCYSQPETPTLPSPAEVGVICAAPAVEGAWWRAQVISFYKDTNEVEIRYVDYGGYDRVKIDTLRQIRSDFVTLPFQGAEVLLDNIAPLPGEKSFSTEATSALEEMTRGVALLAQVTNYDNNTGLPLVQMWNMVGEELLSVNRTLAERALGTWVDSF; encoded by the exons ATGCCACTGAGGTTCCGGTCTATTGTCCCGTACACGCTGCCTGGAGTGCTGGCGCTTATAGGCTGGTGGTGGTACATCTCACGCAAGAAAGAGCGAATCACCAACCACGACAGCGAAGAGGGGGCAGCGGCCATGGGCCTGCTGATGTCCCCGGCTCTCAGTGAGGGCAGCAACGGCCTGGTAGAGAAAGGGACAGTGTCCCCCTGCAGGGCAGCCATTACCCCAACAACCAGCAGCAGAGTGAGACCATCCAAGGCCAACGAGCAACGGTCAACAGAACAGGACGTCATAGCACAGATTCACATCCCGGCCATTAAGGCCGAGGCAGTAGAGGTACAGAGTACATCCTGTTCACCTACAGCGAGGGCCTCCCACCATCCAGACAGAGCCAGCGCAGTCACAGACCCTGGTGTAGATAGCTGCCGACAGACACCCAGGAGCAGTTCTCCCGCAGCCTCGCCTTTACCAACACAGACTAGGGAGGGGAGCTCGGGCCCCCCGGGAGAACACTGGGCCACTGTGCAGAGCTCGCCAGCCACCATTGCCTTGGTTACAGTGCCGGTGAAATCAACGGTTACTGAGCAGGTCCCTGCGCCAGTGAAAGAGGCCATCTCCACAGCATCAGAAGCACTTGTACTCTCCCAGACGGCCCACGCCACGACTAGTTCCTCCATAGCAGCAGACCTGACGAATGCAGAGAGGCCCGATCCAGAGGGAGAGGTGGCAGCAGCCCATGAGGCAGCAGTGGCCTTCACACAGAACCTGCTGGTGGAGCTAGTGGCTAATGATTCGCTCCCGGTCCCCTCCAGCAGTACCAAAGATGAGCTGCCCTCCTCGCCTGTCATCTCAGCTGAGATGCCGGCCCGGGCCCTGAAAGTAGTCATACATGAACCCCTCTTCCCAGAGACCCCCATATCATCGCAGGGCTCCTACCATGCCGTCATCACCAGTACTCTGGCCTTCCCAGCCCAAGGCCCCCAGCAAGAGAATGGGGCACCTGGCAGCACTGAGGAGCTGGAGTACCTGGCAGCAGGTCTGATCACTGAGGTCATCTCTGCAGCCACCCAGGAGGTCCTCAGTGTTACCTCCTGTCCAGAGACCTGGCTTGGCCAATCCGCCACCGAGCACAGCTTCAGAAGCACCCCACTGGCCAATGGGAGGCCATGCTCTGAGCAAGAGCCACTCACAAGGAACATGGAGGAAGGGCCCTCCCCAATAAGCCACTCtgagacagagtggagagagcagCAGAAAGAAGGGATCCCCAATGGTTGCCCGCCTACCCCGGCATGGGAGCACATGGGGACAGCAAATGCACTGAGTAACCCCTGGGCAACAGCATCCTCACAGGAGGGGAAGCAAGAAGTGGGGGGCGTGCCTAGCAACCTGGACAAACTGAAGGGAGATGGGGGGGTGATGGTGGCAGAGGACTCAGCCTGTAGTATGTGCCACTCTGAGGATGGGGTCAGCAGTGAGGACCAGCAGAGCAGGGAGAACCAGGAGGATCTGATCCAGGTGTCAGGGATGTCTGAGGGGGAGGGTGGTCTGCCCCAAGCCCCAGAAGAGGTAGTGACCGAGGCAGAGGTCATGGCAGCCCTACCAGGCCATGTGCTGGGTGCTGTTGGCCAAGTGAAGAGGCTCAACGGCATGGGCCTGAGGAACGGTTCTCATGGGATGAGTGAGACTGAGACCGATCAGTCTGGAG gctcGGATGTGAACAGCATGGACTCGGTCGACAGCGGCTGCACCATGGGAGCTAGGGACAGTGGCAGCCCTGCCATGGCTCTGGGCTCTGAACTCATCGTTTGGGAGATTGAGGTGCCAAAG catctggTGGGTCGGTTAATTGGGAAACAGGGGCGATACGTGAGCTTCCTGAAGCAAAGCTCTGGTGCGAAGATCTACATCTCCACCCTCCCTTACACTCAAGAGTTCCAGATCTGCCACATAGAGG GTTCCCAGCAGCAGGTGGACAAAGCCTTGTCCCTGATCGGGAAGAAGTTTAAGGATTTGGACCTGACCAACCTCTATGCCCCCCCACCTCTGCCGCTCACGCTGCCCTCGCTGCCCATGACCACCTGG CTTCTTCTCCCCAGCGGTGTGACCGTAGAGGTGATCGTAGTGAACATTGTGTCGGCGGGTCACCTCTTCGTCCAGCAGCACACACACCCTACGTACCACGCCCTACGCAGCCTGGACCAGCAGATGTTCCTGTGTTACTCCCAGCCAGAGACACCCACCCTGCCCTCGCCTGCTGAGG tggggGTGATCTGTGCGGCGCCGGCGGTAGAGGGAGCCTGGTGGAGAGCCCAGGTCATCTCCTTCTACAAAGACACCAACGAGGTTGAGATCCGATATGTGGACTATGGCGGCTATGACAGAGTGAAGATTGACACACTACGACAAATAAG GTCGGACTTCGTAACATTACCGTTCCAAGGTGCAGAAGTATTACTGGACAACATTGCCCCCCTTCCAG GAGAGAAGAGCTTTTCAACAGAGGCCACCTCTGCACTGGAGGAGATGACGAGAGGGGTAGCACTGCTTGCACAG GTCACAAACTACGACAACAACACTGGTCTCCCATTGGTCCAGATGTGGAATATGGTTGGAGAAGAG CTGCTATCAGTGAACCGCACACTGGCAGAGCGAGCATTGGGTACCTGGGTTGACAGCTTTTGA